A window of the Vigna angularis cultivar LongXiaoDou No.4 chromosome 3, ASM1680809v1, whole genome shotgun sequence genome harbors these coding sequences:
- the LOC108324130 gene encoding ureidoglycolate hydrolase, producing the protein MVHSVLLFLVLTLTAVSAQQHQYDDPSITATMEKFSGYAINEPHSFQLTSLSVDAQALQNQIDELAAFSDSPAPSVTRVLFTDKDVLGRNYVKTQMELAGLSVREDAVGNIFGRWEGLEPELAAVATGSHVDAIPYSGKYDGVVGVLGAIEAIRVLKRSGFKPRRSLEVISFTSEEPTRFGIGCLGSRLLAGSEDLANALKTTTDIQNISFLDAARSAGYGKNGDDLSSVFLKKGTYSAFIELHIEQGPILEDEGISIGIVTAIAAPASLKVEFEGNGGHAGAVLMPNRNDAGLAASELALAVERHVLESGSIDTVGTVGILELHPGAINSIPSKSHLEIDTRDIDEERRNKVVEKIHQSAIKITKTRGVKLSDFRVINQDPPALSDEAVTKAVEIATKELNLTSKLMISRAYHDSLFMARLSPMGMIFIPCYKGYSHKPEEFASIQDMSNGVKVLALTLAKLSSQLHILK; encoded by the exons ATGGTTCACTCTGTGCTCCTATTTCTAGTTCTCACTCTAACTGCTGTCTCTGCTCAGCAACATCAGTATGATGACCCTTCTATCACAGCCACCATGGAGAAATTTTCTGGCTACGCAATCAACGAACCTCACTCTTTCCAACTCACTTCACTCTCCGTTGATGCTCAAGCTCTGCAGAACCAG ATTGACGAGCTTGCAGCTTTTTCTGACTCACCTGCTCCATCAGTGACCAGAGTCTTGTTCACTGACAAGGATGTTTTGGGTCGCAA CTATGTAAAAACCCAGATGGAACTTGCTGGTCTATCTGTGAGAGAGGATGCTGTTGGTAACATATTTGGTCGTTG GGAGGGCCTCGAGCCTGAGCTTGCTGCAGTTGCAACAGGTTCGCACGTTGATGCCATACCATACTCTGGAAAGTATGATGGAGTTGTTGGTGTTTTAGGCGCTATTGAAGCCATCAGAGTCCTAAAaag GTCTGGTTTTAAACCTAGAAGATCATTGGAAGTCATATCATTCACATCAGAAGAACCAACACGCTTTGGGATAGGTTGCTTGGGAAG CCGCTTATTGGCCGGGAGTGAGGATCTTGCAAATGCTCTAAAGACAACAACTGATATTCAAAACATATCCTTCCTAGATGCTGCAAGATCTGCTGGGTATGGGAAAAATGGAGACGACTTATCCAGTGTATTTTTAAAGAAAGGAACATATTCTGCTTTTATAGAACTGCACATAGAGCAAGGACCTATTCTGGAAGATGAAG GTATATCTATAGGCATAGTTACTGCCATTGCAGCTCCAGCAAGTCTAAAGGTTGAATTTGAAGGAAATGGGGGCCATGCAGGCGCGGTCCTCATGCCTAACAG AAATGATGCTGGTCTTGCTGCTTCTGAACTAGCCCTGGCTGTGGAGAGGCATGTGCTGGAGTCTGGGTCAATTGATACCGTTGGCACTGTTG GTATCCTGGAACTGCATCCTGGAGCAATCAACAGCATCCCTAGCAAATCTCACCTCGAAATTG ACACAAGAGACATTGAtgaggaaagaagaaacaaagtgGTGGAGAAAATTCATCAATCAGCAATTAAAATAACCAAAACCCGTGGTGTCAAGCTCTCTGACTTTCGTGTCATTAATCAGGATCCACCGGCTCTTTCTGATGAAGCTGTCACAAAGGCAGTTGAAATTGCAACAAAAGAACTAAACTTGACAAGCAAATTGATGATCAGTAGAGCCTATCATGATTCATTGTTTATGGCCAG GCTGTCTCCGATGGGCATGATTTTCATTCCTTGTTACAAAG GGTACAGCCATAAGCCTGAAGAGTTTGCCAGCATTCAAGATATGTCTAATGGTGTAAAAGTATTGGCGCTCACCCTAGCTAAATTGTCCAGTCAGTTACATATTCTGAAGTGA